Proteins from one Sarcophilus harrisii chromosome 2, mSarHar1.11, whole genome shotgun sequence genomic window:
- the RBBP8NL gene encoding RBBP8 N-terminal-like protein, with product MDCFTECLNKLKDIHEKEVLGLQNKLLELNTEKCRDAQRIEELFAKNHQLREQQKALKENVKVLENRLRAGLCDRCMVTQELAKKKQHEYENSHLQSLQHIFILTNEMNGLKEENKTLKEELKRLRNLEDRPKHHRTMSRESSSSPDSPVPLLSPGGRKPSTEKPPPSRETEEDYLPHTPLGEEKSSGYQTSAIPKIPPGTNLQEQRVLDMNPQRISNQLHGTIAVVRPGSRSCLSEKNSSETATPPPPRSSPPSPPYDQSHTLDSYMKTNKQDSREAASSYESLKLTARSEHLCLLNRHLSLHRFGLRSHCSSPTGTQSFSRRGLKGEEGEEVRSRLQEDWEDRPAFLDLPGAIVYMRDQRLEGTLQFLEQRERLQYLLAQQQLRGLRVRVESSRDRDTAPAEREEKPPSPPHQTIDSEGKEIRKEEKHPPCKEPCAEPVRPLLPVARDCSEPREKEEDTRNYILDKPLDLSDYGRCREAPRLPDWLKSPSPPETRTPSPKLGERFSAQRSKGAHSLMIPETLSKFPVSNPHDVPRDADRVCSQDRDVPPATLERMPSPQGHHPSKLTSDEAEHDAGIRLRLSLRKQEADVQPDTNHAESSKPESDELDTSDSEVAPNYDPGTNQDPQGEDLRYFCVKDKIQGLPKKRKRGQDLWNKAAKKSPRGRRRVKGVFAQTEEEESPKEEDNPSPASSNGASEETSMSGP from the exons GCTGAGGGCTGGACTCTGTGACAGATGCATGGTGACTCAAGAGCTAGCCAAGAAGAAACAGCATGAATATGAGAATTCTCATCTCCAGAGCCTACAGCACATCTTTATCCTCA CTAATGAAATGAACGGgctaaaggaagaaaacaaaaccctgaaGGAAGAGTTGAAGAGACTTCGAAATCTGGA AGACAGACCCAAGCACCACCGGACTATGTCCAGGGAAAGCAGCTCCAGTCCAGATTCACCTGTGCCCTTACTGTCCCCAGGGGGGAGGAAGCCTAGCACTGAGAAACCACCACCAAGTCGGGAGACAGAGGAGGACTATCTTCCCCACACACCTCTAGGAGAAG aaaagtcatcAGGATACCAGACTTCTGCAATTCCTAAAATCCCTCCTGGCACAAACCTACAGGAGCAACGAGTTCTGGACATG AATCCCCAGAGGATTTCTAATCAGCTGCATGGGACCATTGCTGTGGTCAGACCAGGGTCCCGATCTTGTCTCTCTGAGAAAAACTCTTCCGAGACAGCCACTCCACCCCCACCAAGAAGCAGTCCTCCATCCCCACCCTATGACCAAAGCCATACCCTGGACAG TTACATGAAAACGAACAAGCAAGATTCCCGAGAGGCAGCTTCTTCCTATGAATCCCTGAAGTTGACAGCACGCAGCGAGCATCTCTGTCTTCTCAACCGCCACCTGTCCTTGCATCGCTTTGGTCTTCGAAGTCACTGTTCTTCGCCCACCGGGACCCAGAGCTTTTCGAGGAGAGGGCTGAAGGGTGAGGAAGGCGAGGAAGTCCGGAGCCGGCTGCAGGAGGACTGGGAAGACCGCCCGGCCTTCTTGGACCTGCCCGGAGCAATAGTGTACATGCGCGACCAGAGACTGGAGGGCACGCTCCAGTTCCTGGAACAGAGAGAGAGGCTCCAGTATCTCCTGGCCCAGCAGCAACTTCGAGGGCTCCGAGTTCGGGTGGAGAGTAGTAGAGACCGAGATACAGCCCCAGCGGAGCGGGAGGAGAAGCCACCCTCTCCTCCCCACCAGACTATAGACTCTGAAGGAAAAGAGATACGGAAGGAAGAGAAGCATCCGCCTTGCAAGGAGCCTTGCGCAGAGCCCGTGAGACCTCTGCTCCCAGTGGCGAGAGATTGCTCGGAGCCTCGGGAGAAAGAGGAGGATACCCGGAATTATATTCTGGACAAGCCCCTGGACCTCTCCGACTATGGCCGCTGTCGGGAAGCCCCTAGACTACCCGATTGGCTCAAGTCCCCTAGTCCCCCAGAGACTCGCACCCCAAGTCCAAAGTTGGGGGAAAGATTTTCGGCACAGAGGAGCAAAGGGGCTCACTCCCTTATGATTCCAGAGACACTAAGCAAATTCCCAGTCTCCAACCCCCACGATGTTCCCAGAGATGCGGATCGAGTCTGCAGCCAAGACAGAGATGTTCCCCCTGCAACTTTG GAGCGAATGCCATCCCCACAAGGTCATCATCCCAGCAAACTCACTTCAGATGAGGCTGAACATGACGCAGGAATCAGACTGAGGTTGTCTCTCCGGAAACAAGAAGCAGATGTTCAACCAG ACACCAACCATGCTGAGTCCTCGAAGCCTGAGTCTGATGAGCTGGATACCTCAGACAGTGAG GTGGCTCCTAATTATGATCCAGGAACCAACCAAGACCCTCAAGGAGAAGACCTGAGGTATTTTTGTGTGAAGGATAAAATACAAGGATTGCCGAAGAAACGGAAACGGGGACAAGATCTGTGGAATAAAG CAGCTAAGAAGTCaccaagaggaagaaggagagtgAAAGGGGTCTTTGCCCAGACTGAAGAAGAGGAAAGCCCAAAGGAAGAAGATAATCCCAGTCCTGCTTCAAGCAATGGGGCCTCAGAGGAGACATCCATGAGTGGACCATGA